A region of Phycisphaeraceae bacterium DNA encodes the following proteins:
- a CDS encoding ATP-binding protein, translating into MDPILNPYAPGAGSPPPELAGRDDLLREMSTALQRVQARRQTKSVLLIGLRGVGKTVLLDRIRRTAEGLRLQTIWIEAPESRSLPAILAPQLRLALLQLSRNEHAKELAVRALRALAGFARALKVKYGDIEVGIDFEPELGLADNGDLELDLQALLEVVGQAASKAGTALAIFIDELQYVEEDELAALITALHRVAQRQLPIVLVGAGLPQLRGRMGRAKSYAERLFNFPEIGPLPPDAAREAIEKPAAQHDVRFEREALARIIRETHGYPYFLQEWGKHVWDTAPRSPITDRDVTTASAFAIAALDESFFRVRFDRLTPSEKRYLRAMAELGPGPHRSGEIAEAVKRDVTSLAPTRSKLIEKGMVWSPSHGDTAFTVPLFDEFMKRIMPGEDWKNE; encoded by the coding sequence ATGGATCCCATCCTCAATCCCTATGCCCCAGGGGCTGGTTCGCCTCCACCCGAGCTTGCCGGGCGTGACGACCTCCTGCGTGAGATGTCCACGGCGCTTCAGCGGGTCCAGGCCCGCCGGCAGACGAAGAGCGTGCTGCTGATCGGTCTCAGGGGCGTGGGCAAGACGGTGTTGCTGGATCGGATCCGGAGAACGGCAGAAGGGTTACGGCTCCAGACCATCTGGATCGAGGCTCCGGAAAGCAGATCGCTGCCTGCGATCCTTGCGCCACAACTGCGGCTTGCGCTCCTGCAACTTTCAAGGAATGAACACGCGAAAGAGCTCGCGGTTCGGGCGCTGAGAGCGTTGGCGGGCTTTGCTCGCGCCCTGAAGGTGAAGTACGGCGATATCGAGGTAGGGATCGATTTCGAGCCGGAGCTCGGTCTCGCGGATAATGGAGATCTCGAACTCGACCTGCAGGCGCTGCTCGAGGTTGTTGGACAGGCCGCGAGCAAGGCCGGCACTGCGCTCGCGATCTTTATCGACGAGTTGCAGTACGTGGAAGAGGACGAGCTGGCCGCGCTCATTACGGCCCTGCACCGTGTCGCGCAGCGTCAACTGCCCATAGTGCTCGTCGGGGCCGGTTTGCCGCAGCTGCGAGGGAGGATGGGTCGAGCCAAGTCATACGCCGAGCGCCTCTTCAACTTTCCTGAGATTGGTCCGCTCCCACCAGACGCGGCGCGGGAAGCAATCGAGAAGCCGGCGGCGCAACACGATGTTCGATTCGAGCGAGAGGCCCTCGCACGAATTATCCGCGAGACCCATGGTTACCCGTACTTTCTGCAGGAGTGGGGCAAGCATGTCTGGGACACGGCGCCCAGGTCGCCCATCACCGACCGCGACGTGACAACGGCGTCCGCGTTTGCGATAGCCGCCCTCGACGAGAGTTTCTTCCGCGTGCGCTTCGATCGCCTGACTCCCTCGGAGAAGCGGTATCTCCGCGCGATGGCGGAGCTCGGACCCGGACCGCATCGGTCCGGTGAGATCGCGGAAGCAGTGAAGAGAGATGTCACTTCGCTTGCGCCGACCCGCAGTAAGCTCATCGAGAAGGGCATGGTGTGGAGCCCGAGCCACGGCGACACCGCGTTTACCGTACCGCTGTTCGACGAGTTCATGAAACGGATCATGCCGGGAGAGGACTGGAAGAACGAGTGA